TATTCTTCTTGGAaggccatggaaatttgataggagATCCCAACATGATGGGCATAAAAATACATATGTTATTGAGAAAGATGGAGTGTCTTATACCCTTGAACTACTACAAGAAGATATTGATACAGCTCATGAGGGACCTAGTGtcatgatagtgaaggagaaggatTTTTTGAAGGATCTTGAGGATCAAGGATGTGGATATGCCATTGTAGCTAAGCCAATCTGCAATATTCCAATTAGTGACAAGGAAGAAGTCCCAAATGAAGTGTTGGGTCTACTTGACAAGTATGAGAATATAGTAGTGGAGGAGATTCCAAATGCTTTACCTCCAATCTGAGATGTAAGTCATCACATTGACTTAATACCTGGTGCAAGTCTGCCCAATAAGGTGGCCTATAAgttgacacctcaacaaaatgaggagatcgGAAATCAGGTGTAGGAGTTGCTAGATAAAGGTTTAGTGAGAAAGAGCCTAACTCCATGTGTTGTGCCAACTATATTGGCACCCAAAAAAGATGGGAAGTGGAGACTTTGCATGGACTCCAGGgctataaacaaaatcacaattaggtACAGATTTCCTATACCTCAGATAGAAGACCCCATGGACAACCTAGAAGGTGCAAGGtacttttcaaagatagatttaaggagtggttatcatcagataagggtAAGAGAAGGTGATGAGTTGAAAATAGCATTCAAAACCAATGAACGCCtctatgaatggttagtgatggcCTTTGGGTTATCtaatgcccctagtacattcatgagactcatgaatgaggtcttgAGATATTTTATTAATAAGTTTGTAGTAGTATACCTAGATGACATTTTAGTCTACAACAAGACAAAAGAAGAACACTTGGAACACTTGGACAGGGTGTTTAGGAGATTGAATGAGGAAAGGCTAATGATCAACCTCAAGAATTGTGTGTGGATGAAGGAGGAActtgtctatttaggatttgtggtcTCCCAAGGAACATTGAAAATGGATCCCACCAAAGTGGAAGAAATAATCGGTTCGCCTACACATAAGATAGTGGGAGAAGTTAGGGGTTTCAATGGTTTAGCAAGCTTTAACCAcaaatttatcaaaaaatttagtcaTATTGTTGCACCAATGATTGACACCATTAAGGGGGAGAAAAAGATCAGGTTTTAATGGACAAAGGAAGAAGATCATGTTggaaatttggtggaattgattatgttttgcattgatgttttgtcattggtgtcaacactagctatttggatgctttatcgacacccttctggtcctagtaggttgagtggtttctggttaatttggatttggcatgatctagtaggctccagtataatctggtgatggaattggcttgttcatgatactcatactcatatttggtcagttggttttggtctggtgattggatgctatcctctttacttagaagattggtttttggttccagcaagggtttcaccgacagagctttttggtggagatctttgatgtattgcataattggtgttggtgcagcttctgatggattttcaggattttgttggtgatcttgttcgagacttggcatttggagatcatttct
This genomic stretch from Cryptomeria japonica chromosome 8, Sugi_1.0, whole genome shotgun sequence harbors:
- the LOC131066838 gene encoding uncharacterized protein LOC131066838, whose translation is MGPYKDKLLYDIIPMDVCHILLGRPWKFDRRSQHDGHKNTYVIEKDGVSYTLELLQEDIDTAHEGPSVMIVKEKDFLKDLEDQGCGYAIVAKPICNIPISDKEEVPNEVLGLLDKYENIVVEEIPNALPPI